Proteins encoded in a region of the Quercus lobata isolate SW786 chromosome 8, ValleyOak3.0 Primary Assembly, whole genome shotgun sequence genome:
- the LOC115954935 gene encoding G-type lectin S-receptor-like serine/threonine-protein kinase At4g27290: MEIFTSALLSSSLLLLYFVFTDAADNITQSQFISDSNGTTLISKDGRFALGFFSPGNSTNRYLGIWYNKLPGTTVVWVANRGTPITDSSGVLLVKSSGSLVLVGQNLIVAWSANSTKKARNPILQLLDSGNLVLREENEGNYLWQSFDYPSDTWLAGMKLGWDLRIGLERRLTAWRSPDDPSPGELSWGFEVHNYPELVMKKGSKNFFRSGPWNGNFFSGMPELQATPLYNFTFVSNNSEVYFMFEMIEKSAITRAVLNQSQSEYQRYMWVEDKKEWSIFLYLPKDKCDSYNLCGPYGNCIMGESPVCQCVQGFKHKSLQTWNPEEWYKGCERSKPLSCLDKTGFDKLSGLKMPDTTFSLLNETMSLNECKFRCLNNCTCIAYSNSDTRNGGSGCAMWFGKLIDIRQMAANKEDANSQNIYIRMPASEQAVKNKQKMKVILIAVVAIAVVFGVLLIPYCIRRRKT; encoded by the exons ATGGAAATCTTTACTTCTGCGCTTTTGAGTTCCAGTTTGCTTCTTTTGTACTTTGTATTCACGGATGCTGCTGATaacattactcaatcccaattcATCAGTGACAGTAACGGCACAACCTTGATCTCTAAAGATGGACGCTTTGCCCTGGGGTTCTTCAGTCCAGGTAATTCCACAAACCGTTACTTGGGAATTTGGTACAACAAACTCCCAGGTACAACGGTTGTTTGGGTAGCAAACCGGGGCACTCCAATCACAGACTCGTCTGGCGTGTTGCTGGTAAAAAGTTCAGGTAGTCTTGTTCTTGTCGGCCAGAATTTGATTGTTGCTTGGTCGGCAAATTCAACAAAGAAGGCCAGGAATCCAATATTACAGCTTTTAGATTCAGGAAATCTAGTATTAAGAGAAGAGAATGAAGGAAACTATTTGTGGCAAAGCTTTGACTATCCTTCTGATACGTGGCTAGCAGGGATGAAGCTTGGGTGGGACTTAAGGATTGGTCTTGAAAGGCGTCTAACTGCATGGAGGAGTCCAGATGACCCCTCACCAGGAGAACTGAGTTGGGGGTTTGAAGTTCATAATTACCCTGAATTAGTCATGAAGAAAGGCTCGAAGAATTTCTTCAGGTCCGGTCCATGGAATGGCAATTTTTTCAGTGGTATGCCAGAGTTACAGGCCACTCCGCTTTACAACTTCACGTTTGTCTCCAACAACAGCGAGGTATACTTCATGTTCGAAATGATTGAAAAGTCTGCAATCACAAGAGCAGTTTTGAATCAATCACAATCAGAGTATCAGCGCTATATGTGGgttgaagataaaaaagaatggAGCATATTCTTATATTTGCCAAAAGACAAATGCGACAGTTATAATTTATGTGGTCCTTATGGAAATTGTATCATGGGTGAGTCACCTGTCTGTCAATGTGTACAAGGATTCAAGCATAAATCACTACAAACATGGAACCCAGAAGAGTGGTATAAGGGATGTGAACGCAGTAAGCCATTGAGCTGCCTGGATAAAACCGGGTTTGATAAATTATCTGGGCTCAAAATGCCAGACACCACGTTTTCTTTGTTGAACGAAACTATGAGTCTTAATGAATGCAAATTCAGATGTTTGAACAACTGTACCTGTATTGCTTATTCAAACTCAGATACTCGAAATGGAGGAAGTGGCTGCGCCATGTGGTTTGGGAAACTAATTGATATTAGACAAATGGCAGCTAACAAGGAGGATGCTAATAGCcagaatatatatattcgaATGCCTGCTTCAGAGCAAG CGGTGAAAAACAAGCAAAAGATGAAGGTGATTTTAATAGCTGTGGTTGCCATTGCCGTAGTTTTTGGAGTGCTCTTGATTCCCTACTGTATTCGCAGAAGAAAAACTTGA